DNA from Alnus glutinosa chromosome 2, dhAlnGlut1.1, whole genome shotgun sequence:
atagCCTAAATTGAGATTTTTGTAACTTTAGGGGGATTATTTCAAAACTCGTGGAAGTTCATTGGAGGGTTTTTGTGAAGTTTCTCCTAATATTTTTATGATGTAAATAAAAGTTGatatttataagttaatatgattgcatgaaaatataagaaatatttgctaattttttgtatgagccaaacaccgaaaaatgttgTTAATTAGCTGAAATCATTatcctaaaaaatgatttcagcagaaatcattttccaatagaaaacattttacgccgaaataaACAGGTCTGAATTGCAAGCCTTTAGgcttcgtttggtttgcggaataagTATTCCATTGAGAAATGTAATAGTTATTACCaggaataaaataaagtagaatGTAATGGTTATTCCTAATATTTAGTTTGGTAATAacttatatactttaattagaatcaaatcaaaattactaagaAAAcctcatattatatattttcttttataaaaaaaataaaaataaaactatatatataaaaaaataaaaaataaaaaatgaaaactagtGGGTGGCAATAGCCGGGGGTGGCCTGTTCCAACTCCAAATGGTTCGGAGGGTAGTCGCACCACCCCCAACGTCATGTGTGGCATTGGGTTGGTGGGCAAGCCACCGTAAAGAGGGTTggggtttcttttcttttttttaaaaaaaaaagaaagtaaaaatagttttttttttttttttttttttttttttttttttttttctggaaagTGTAgtctattcccattggaatagctagatattcctctcattttttgaggaatatgtattcctcttCATAAAGGCATAATTATTctaatgagaataactattctaatAAATAAACTCCTACTAAACATAGAAATGATTATTCCTTAAttaggaatagtcatttcattaCAGTGGTCTATTCTGAGAACCAAACGAGACCTTAGTGCCTTAGTAGCCATCAACCTCTCATGTTGACGTGAGTGTTGAACTTGGCTTCCTTTCAACCATAACGAACCCGAGCCAAAATTGATTATCCGTTGGAAATCTAGACCAcactccaaaaaagaaaaaaataaaataaaataagtgcCCCAACACAACTTGGCACAAAAAGATATGGTAAAGTTtgattttacttataaaaaccATACATGAGGTGagtttctttttgaatttaattagaACTAAACCTAAAATCTAAAAGATTCTAAGTTTAGTCAACTTTATAGCgaagataaatattttaattattataaatattatttgttaaaTAATTACAACCTGACATGATTTTTGAGTTGATGTTTTGGAAATCACGCAAATTTACAGCGAATGATTTAGCATTTGATAGAATATATAATCAATCCACGCATTATACAATTTGATACTATTTTAATACTATTTTATAAGCATGTCAAATGTCAATTTTATGACGAAGTCTATTACAATGCTTCGTCCCTTAGATTACAGTTCAAACGGTCGGTTCAGTTGCTCACCAATCAAATGTCAATCGGATTATAAGAGCGTTGCAGGCTAAAagatctcatctcatctcatcaATCCAACGTCTAACATCTTGCCACGTGGATAACCTCCCTAAAGTAATGCCTGCGCCGATTAAGTCGTATAGTCACCGTTTCCGCGTGTATACCCTTCTCATCTCAAGACTCAACCATTAAGCTTCTTATCTCCGAGTTGGCAGAGATAGAGAAAAAACGTCAGAAATGGAGAATCCAACACTTACCGGATTGTTGACAAGTGCCGCCGGAGAGTTTCCATCACGGCCAGCCCTCTCAGTCTCCGGCAAGTTGGATTTGACGTACGCTCGGCTTCAAGAACTCATCGAAAGTGCCGCCTCTAGGCTTGTCGCTGCTGGTGTAAGCGTCGGAGATGTCGTAGCGCTCGTCTTCCCCAACACCGTCGAGGTTTTGTTCATTCTGATGATTTCTCTAATCTTTTTTCCGTTTTTTTTCTTATGTCTTTGGTGGTTGAGAAACGTCGGgttaaaaaacaagaagaagaaacgatctctttttttcctttcttttttccttttcatttttaatatagAAATTCGCTTTGCTCATCATTTcgattttcttttctattttttttgcaaCCGGCAatgatttgtttatttatttgtgacTGCAGTTTGTTATAATGTTTTTAGCCGTCATACGAGCGAGAGCCACCGCTGCGCCGCTCAACCCAGCCTACACATCCGAGGAGTTCGAGTTCTACCTAGCTGACTCAGAGCCAAAGCTCTTATTAACCTCAAAAGAAGGAAACGACCCAGCTCAAACCGCGGCTTCAAAGCTTAAAATGCCACACGCCACAGCCGCGCTCTCCGAAGCCGAAACCGAGCTCACTCTCTCGCTAGCCCAGTCTGAGTCAGACCACAACTCGCTCGACAAACTCACCAACAGCCCATCCGACGTGTCCCTCTTCCTCCACACGTCAGGCACCACGAGCCGCCCGAAGGGTGTCCCGCTTACCCAGCTCAACTTGGCCTCCTCGGTGCTAAACATCAGATCGGTCTACAAACTCACCGAGTCTGACTCAACCGTGTTGGTCCTCCCACTCTTCCACGTCCACGGGCTCATAGCCGGGTTGCTGAGCTCACTCGGAGCCGGAGCTGCCGTGGTTCTCCCAGCCGCTGGCCGATTCTCGGGTTCAACGTTTTGGTCAGACATGCGCCAGTATAAGGCCACGTGGTATACCGCAGTGCCGACAATCCACCAAATCATATTGGATCGGCACTTGGGTAACCCGGAATCTGAATACCCGAAGCTCAGGTTCATCCGGAGCTGTAGCGCGTCGCTGGCGCCTGTCATACTGAGCCGGCTGGAGGAGGCGTTCGGGGCTCCAGTACTGGAGGCGTATGCGATGACAGAGGCAGCCCATCTGATGACGTCGAACCCGTTACCGGAGGACGGCCCGCATAAGGCCGGGTCAGTGGGAATTCCGATCCGTCAAGAAATGGTGGTGTTGGATGAGAATGGGGTGCCTCAAGAGGTTGAGACGAGCGGGGAGGTGTGTATTAGGGGACCAAATGTGTCCCTGGGTTATAAAAACAACCCGGAGGCTAATAAGACCGCTTTTCGGTTCGGGTGGTTTCATACGGGCGATCTCGGGTACTTTGATTCGAACGGGTATTTGCATCTTGTTGGTCGGATCAAGGAGCTCATTAATCGTGGaggtaaaacatttttatttgatttttggaAGATAGAAGTGCGATTACAAGACAGATTTATCATCAGCAATATAAATGTCATTTGCAtggtttttaatttcattttcatctttaagcagtgttttttttttatttttatttttttatttttacaagttAAGCAGTGTTTGTTTGGCTAGtaagttgacaattttttacacaatttaTGAACAAAATTAGAGAGTTAAGATTAAAGAATTTGACTCGTTTAGTTAAATAGATCGGATTATGGTtaacttatatagttttatactatGCCTCAACACGAGACATTTagggttaacaattttttacacgacctacaaacttaatataaaattaatgaatcaGGGTTGAGAGAccaaattcatttaattaaatcgatcaaattaaaattaatttttttaactaattttaTACTCATGCGTCAACACCATTTGAGTCCTACACGCAAACACACATTTTTGCTCCTATTTATTAGTTTTAGTTTCAAACCCACCTGCCCCACCGTTACATAGTTGGAAATAGATCGAAAAGAAAGCCAAATAACCTGTAAACTTCTCGAAATTTCTCTAGAGTTTAAACTCCAAAATCATGATTATaatcagggacggagccagaagttcttatgggcaggggccaatggccgaaaattttttttaggtaggggccaagtaagctaaatttttttttttaccttaaattttttaattttttagattattttttttttctcaccttaaattttttttttttaggaaatttggggggggggccatggcccctgccagccccccccctccctccgtccctgatTATAATAATTAACTTTTATTGTGCTCAAATTTTCAGGCGAGAAAATATCACCGATTGAGGTGGACGCGGTCCTTTTGTCTCATCCTGAAATAGCTCAAGGAGTTGCTTTCGGGGTCCCTGATGACAAATACGGCGAAGAGGTAAGATTAACAAAAGTACTACAGTtccctttattttattgatgttaATTACTGCGTTGATCAATCCAAAAGATAATATTTGACGTGAAGCCATTTGACAGTACTGGCATGCACGTACATGGCACTGTTTCTTTGTTGGGCCAGGGATGGACCTACATTCAAACCGAAATTGCCATGATCCAacgattttcaaaaaaaaattcttaaatttttttattaaattaaataattttgtcCTCTCATTCATATTTTGGTtcatctaaataaaaaattttgattcCGTCCAGTACGTATATGGCCATGGTGTGATCGATGGAATTAAAACGTCTACCAGAAAGCACTTTCAGAATTTGATTTGCTAGAATTAAGTATGGAATAAAATATGCATAAACGacaaaataatagtaataaaattaagaaattaataattaataatttgttgGAAGTGCATGAGTCATCAGTGAAGAAATGTTACCAAACTTTTTTGTAGCTTAGTACGCACGCTAGGGTTATCCTCCAGGCTCCAGCAATATGATCGAGATGCCAGAGACTcacaaattaaagcaaagatatatatatatatatatatatatatatatatatatatatatatatgtttccaGTGTACGTTGGTTAATTTGTTGAAGaaaattaaatgcaaaattaattAAGACTGTTTTGATGATGAACGTATATACAGATTAACTGTGCAATCATACCAAGAGAAGGATCAGAGATTGAGGAGGAAGAGGTAGTGAGATTTTGCAAGAAAAGTCTTGCGGGCTTCAAAGTCCCAAAAAAGGTTTTTATCACTGATTCTCTCCCAAAGACAGCTACTGGGAAAATCCAACGGCGTTTTGTAGCAGAGCATTTCCTTGCTCAAATCTCTACCGCTAAACTCCCAAAGTTTGGAGCCTAGacatacattatatatatatatatatctgtgccGTACGCGTGTATGTTAAAGACTTCAATTCTCTACATTTAGCAGTAGTACTCTTTTATATATGAAGATGATCgaacaaacaaaaattattctTCTTGCCTCTTGGCAATCAGTCACAACAGATTGGAAATATAttgttctcctttttttttttctttcctttttttttttttttgagaaaaactcCACTCACCGCTCTTGATCATTCATCACGTTTACAATCATAcccctcaaactttaaaaagtgttaatttatgatcactatcttttaattttttgcaatttcaatCATTCCGTCCAAATTTAATGTTAAATCAAACGGTTAAGAAGGAAAATGTCCTTCATAAGGGCCTaagatatttataaaattacaaaactaccttgatttaataatttattttttaaaaaaaaaaaaatcatgtctGACCCGTCGTCACAAACTTGACCCACTGGTGGGTCACAAAACGTGACCCATC
Protein-coding regions in this window:
- the LOC133861746 gene encoding oxalate--CoA ligase isoform X2, yielding MENPTLTGLLTSAAGEFPSRPALSVSGKLDLTYARLQELIESAASRLVAAGVSVGDVVALVFPNTVEFVIMFLAVIRARATAAPLNPAYTSEEFEFYLADSEPKLLLTSKEGNDPAQTAASKLKMPHATAALSEAETELTLSLAQSESDHNSLDKLTNSPSDVSLFLHTSGTTSRPKGVPLTQLNLASSVLNIRSVYKLTESDSTVLVLPLFHVHGLIAGLLSSLGAGAAVVLPAAGRFSGSTFWSDMRQYKATWYTAVPTIHQIILDRHLGNPESEYPKLRFIRSCSASLAPVILSRLEEAFGAPVLEAYAMTEAAHLMTSNPLPEDGPHKAGSVGIPIRQEMVVLDENGVPQEVETSGEVCIRGPNVSLGYKNNPEANKTAFRFGWFHTGDLGYFDSNGYLHLVGRIKELINRGGEKISPIEVDAVLLSHPEIAQGVAFGVPDDKYGEELSTHARVILQAPAI
- the LOC133861746 gene encoding oxalate--CoA ligase isoform X1, whose amino-acid sequence is MENPTLTGLLTSAAGEFPSRPALSVSGKLDLTYARLQELIESAASRLVAAGVSVGDVVALVFPNTVEFVIMFLAVIRARATAAPLNPAYTSEEFEFYLADSEPKLLLTSKEGNDPAQTAASKLKMPHATAALSEAETELTLSLAQSESDHNSLDKLTNSPSDVSLFLHTSGTTSRPKGVPLTQLNLASSVLNIRSVYKLTESDSTVLVLPLFHVHGLIAGLLSSLGAGAAVVLPAAGRFSGSTFWSDMRQYKATWYTAVPTIHQIILDRHLGNPESEYPKLRFIRSCSASLAPVILSRLEEAFGAPVLEAYAMTEAAHLMTSNPLPEDGPHKAGSVGIPIRQEMVVLDENGVPQEVETSGEVCIRGPNVSLGYKNNPEANKTAFRFGWFHTGDLGYFDSNGYLHLVGRIKELINRGGEKISPIEVDAVLLSHPEIAQGVAFGVPDDKYGEEINCAIIPREGSEIEEEEVVRFCKKSLAGFKVPKKVFITDSLPKTATGKIQRRFVAEHFLAQISTAKLPKFGA